The following is a genomic window from Bacteroidota bacterium.
CACATTCATAATAATATAAATGATCATACCGGGACCGGCCATAATATTCAGTTGTTTCAGGCTCCCATTTGCTGTGAGTAATGTTCCGAAAATATAAGTTGCAGAGACAGGCACAAAGCAGAAAATTATGATCTTGAAAACATCCGATGATTCCTGAACGTGATTACCTTTGTTCAGATAATCCATTAATTCCAGACTAAAACAAGAACAACAAACTGCAACAACTATTGCCGGAATTACGAGAAGTGAAAATGATAGTCTGACCATCTCTTCAACATTTTGTTTTAATTTGATCATCCGTGCAAATATTGGTAACAGCAATCCTGCGAACAAAACCGGAATCATATTGGCTGCATCCAGTAGACGGTTTGCAGAAGCGAATATTCCGGCTTGATGTGCACCAACTCTGAATGGCAAAAGTCGTTCAAGCATAGGACCATTGCTCCAGTTGTAAAAAGTCATCAGCAAAACAAGTACAGCATACGGATAAGATTTTTTCATGATCATTACGAAAAATGGCCATCGCCATTGTAGTCGTCGGATCTTTGCCTTTTTTAATACTACTGTCAGTGTAATGAATACTGTTATGACATATGCAATAGTCTGCGAGTAAACAAACCAGGTAATGCTGAATTCACCGCCGTGATTATGGAGGTAGATCAGGTAACTACAGATGGCAATCATGATCAGTCTGTCAAGTACTGAAACAATGCTGTCAGTCTTGAACAAATGCATTCCTGCCAGATTAGATCTCAGATAAAGAATAAATCCTAGAAGAATCTGGTTGAAAATTACTGCTATCAGCATTTTCAACATGTCGGAATTGTATTGAACAATTAATCCGGCTAAAAAAGTTATTATAGCAAAGACCAGTGCAAGCATGATCCGCAAGACGATGATACTCGAAAGATGTTTGCTGAGCAGATGATTATTCTGACTGATATTTTTATTGTTGAAATTGGTAATTCCAAAATCAAGTAAAATATTCAAGAGAAAAGAAAAACTGAAAATGGCATAATAGAATCCATATTGTTCGGTACCGACAATCAACTGAACATTCCGGTCAATACCGAAGATCCAGTATGGCTTGATGAGGAGATTCAATAAAAGAACTAACCCCAGGTTGGTAACAAACTTTTTTTGCATTTTCTTTAAAAGGTGCGCAAATGTAATTTAATAAATAGTCCTTTAAAAATTGATTTCCACTCATAATGAATTCTAAATCTGTTGTTTGGAAAAATAGAGTTGTTTTGGGACATCAAATTCAAAGGAAAGGGTATAAAAAAAGGCTATTTTTCCTTTTTTGAAAAAATAGCCTTAGTAACTAAAGCTTATTCCTGTCGCTTCTGGTATCTGCACAAGCCTTCATCAAGGAAGTTTGCATACGTCTGAATGTCAGGAGTATAACCGCGCGGCTGCGCTAAAATATTTCCTTTATTGTCGAGCAGAACATAATAAGGTTGCGAATTTGTATTGTATTTAGATGCCTGAAAATCGCTCCATTTATTGCCTGTAGTTTTAATATTTTTTCCACTCAATGTCGAAATATATTGTTCTGTTTGAGGAAGTGCTTTTTTATCATCAACATAAAGTGAAATCAGGACATATTCCTCACGGATTTTCTTCATCACCTTCGGATCACTCCAGACATTGTCTTCCATTTTTCTGCAATTAACACAAGCCCAACCTGTAAAGTCTACCATCACAGGCTTATTGTGAATTTTTGCATACGCCATTCCTTCTTCATAATCATGGAAACAACTCAGGTCGTGGGGACATTCATTTTCTTTTCCGGTCTGCCATTCTTTATAGAAATCAGGCGGAGGAAATCCGCTGATCAGACGAAGTGGTGCGCCCCACATTCCCGGAATAAGATACAATGCGAATGTAAAAACGATGATGGATACGATCAGTCTTCCCACAGAAATGTAAGGGACATCAGAATCATGTGAAAGTTTTATTTTGCCTATGAGATAAAGTCCAAGCATCAATGAGATAACAACCCAGATAGCGATGAACATTTCTCTTTTCAAAAATCCCCAGTGATAAGCAAGGTCAACGTTTGATAAGAATTTGAATGCAAGTGCAAGTTCAATAAATCCTAAGGTGACTTTTACTGTATTCAACCAACCACCTGATTTCGGTAATGAATTCAGCCAGCCCGGAAATAATGCAAAGATTGCAAACGGAACAGCGAGTGCAAAGGAGAATCCGAACATCCCCACCAATGGTCCGAGATAACTTTGTCCATGTGCAGCTTCAACTAATAATGTTCCGATGATCGGACCTGTACAAGAGAAAGAAACTAATGACAGAGTAAATGCCATAAAGAAAATTCCAAGCAACCCACCTTTATCACTGGCAGAATCTGCTTTGTTGATCATCCAGCTGGGCAACGTTATTTCAAAGGCACCGAAGAATGAGATGGCAAAGATGACGAATATGATAAAGAAGGAGAGATTGAAAAATGCATTGCTCGATAATTCATTCAATGCATCGGAACCAAATGTTACTGTTACAAAAAGTCCGAGTGAGACGTAAATGATAATTATTGATAATGCATAAATAATAGCATTCATAATTCCTTTTCTCCGGCTGCCACTGCGCTTAGTAAAAAAGCTGACAGTCATCGGTATCATTGGAAACACACAAGGTGTAAGTAAAGCAACAAATCCACCAAGTAATCCGGCAATGAAAATTGCGATCAGTGATTTATCAGCGTTTGAGATCGGCTGTCCATCGCCACCACAGCCTTCTTCAAGTTGTCCCGGTGTGATTACAGCATTTACAATTTGAGACGTATCATTAATTTCAGGATTCTGAACAAGAGTATTCGTATCTAATGGGGTAGCTTCAGATTTTATATCGCCGAATGTAAATTCAAAATCAGTATCATAC
Proteins encoded in this region:
- a CDS encoding oligosaccharide flippase family protein, with amino-acid sequence MQKKFVTNLGLVLLLNLLIKPYWIFGIDRNVQLIVGTEQYGFYYAIFSFSFLLNILLDFGITNFNNKNISQNNHLLSKHLSSIIVLRIMLALVFAIITFLAGLIVQYNSDMLKMLIAVIFNQILLGFILYLRSNLAGMHLFKTDSIVSVLDRLIMIAICSYLIYLHNHGGEFSITWFVYSQTIAYVITVFITLTVVLKKAKIRRLQWRWPFFVMIMKKSYPYAVLVLLMTFYNWSNGPMLERLLPFRVGAHQAGIFASANRLLDAANMIPVLFAGLLLPIFARMIKLKQNVEEMVRLSFSLLVIPAIVVAVCCSCFSLELMDYLNKGNHVQESSDVFKIIIFCFVPVSATYIFGTLLTANGSLKQLNIMAGPGMIIYIIMNVILIPKFSAVGAAISSITTQSFTALVQIFMANKAFNFRKNFRLITSLAVFIAACFFINNFAYHLNLFWMIRFAIGAGACFIVALALNLISVKNIYYILKYGEE
- a CDS encoding thioredoxin family protein — encoded protein: MKKATFLLFFLMLVGNVFGQIIQPGKWTFSKEDNKNGEYTLIFKLKIDPEWHAYAQSQPDGGPDKMIYTFKKSDCYQRIGKVIEPKPHIKFDSIFMIDEHSFDGEVIFKQKVKVNSNCKITGSVYAQYCKDLCVQYDTDFEFTFGDIKSEATPLDTNTLVQNPEINDTSQIVNAVITPGQLEEGCGGDGQPISNADKSLIAIFIAGLLGGFVALLTPCVFPMIPMTVSFFTKRSGSRRKGIMNAIIYALSIIIIYVSLGLFVTVTFGSDALNELSSNAFFNLSFFIIFVIFAISFFGAFEITLPSWMINKADSASDKGGLLGIFFMAFTLSLVSFSCTGPIIGTLLVEAAHGQSYLGPLVGMFGFSFALAVPFAIFALFPGWLNSLPKSGGWLNTVKVTLGFIELALAFKFLSNVDLAYHWGFLKREMFIAIWVVISLMLGLYLIGKIKLSHDSDVPYISVGRLIVSIIVFTFALYLIPGMWGAPLRLISGFPPPDFYKEWQTGKENECPHDLSCFHDYEEGMAYAKIHNKPVMVDFTGWACVNCRKMEDNVWSDPKVMKKIREEYVLISLYVDDKKALPQTEQYISTLSGKNIKTTGNKWSDFQASKYNTNSQPYYVLLDNKGNILAQPRGYTPDIQTYANFLDEGLCRYQKRQE